Genomic segment of Hevea brasiliensis isolate MT/VB/25A 57/8 unplaced genomic scaffold, ASM3005281v1 Scaf210, whole genome shotgun sequence:
gatatatttgttcccaagtgaaGACAGGAATGAACTCATGAAGTCTATTCCTCATACATAAAAAAGCTCTATTTTAAGTATTCCATGTAGGGGCATCTCATTCCTTCTAGatgattttttcaaatttttggcatTAACCACATGTAAGCATAAAGTTTCTTACATCTTTGAATAAGGATAGCCAATAAAAACCTGCTTGTATTATCTTTGCTGTAGTTTTTGTTATGCTAAAGTGTCCTCTATAAGGTTGATGAATTGGACCATGCTTTTAACTTCCTCCTCTACAATGCATCTTCTGATGAGGCCATTATTACATCTATTGTATAGCAGAGGCTCTTCCCATGTATAGTCCTTTATGTCAAGCAAAAACTTCTTTCTCTATTGGTAAAACATATTTGGTGGTAGcactctatatacaagataattgactATGTCTACATACCATTGGGGTTAAGTTATGGACATGAGTGCTCATCTAGAAACGAGTCATCTATTGGTGTGTCCTTAGTTTTGTCTCCCCTTTCTTCTTGCTTCAATCTGGAGAGATAATCAACTGCTAGATTTTTGGCTCCCTTCTTCtttttaatttccaattcaaattccTTTTGAGAAGTATCCACTGGATGAGCCTTGGCTTTACCTTTTTCTTATTCAAAAGATATAGAAGAACTGCATGGTCTGTATATACAATGACTTTTAATCCAACTAGGTAGGATCAAAATTTGTCAATTGTAAATACAATAGCCagaaactctttctctgtagttgCATAGTTGATCTGCATCATCAAGCATCTTCTTTGGCATAGTAGATAGCATGGACTTTTTGCCTTTTCTTTACCCAAGAACCGCTCCTACTACACGgtcacttgcatcacacatgatctCAAATGGTAGCTCTTAGTTTAGAGGTTGCATTATTAGCACAAAAATTAATGCTTCCTTTATCCCGCAAAAGAAGCAAGGGGCATAGATAAAGAAATCATCCATAAATACCTCCATTATATTTTCAATAAAGttagaaaaaatagccatcatgcatctttgaaaagtagcAGGGGCATTATATGGACCAAAAAGCATTCTCCTGCATGCAAAAGTGCCATAGAAACATGTGAAAGTAGTATTTTCTTGGTCTTTTAGGTGAATTGGGATTTGAAAAAATCCCAAGAACCCATCTAGGTAACAGAAATTTGAATGCTTCTTAAGCACCCAAGTACCGAAGTATCCATCCATAAATGCCTCTCAAGCATTTAGTCAATGAACAAAAGAGGGAATTGGTTTTTTCGGGTAGCATTATTCAAttcctatagtcaatgcacattTGCCAACCGATGACAATCCTAGTAGGGATTAACTCATTATTTTGGTTTTTAATTATAGTCATTCCACCCTTCTTAGGTACTATATGTACTgggctaacccatttactataaaAAAATAAGGTAAATTACTCTTGCACTTAATAGTTTTAAGATTTCCTTCTTAACtatttctttcatgtttgggttaagtcacCTTTGATGCTCTATGGTGGGTTCACTGTTCTCTTTCATAGGTATCCTATGTATACAAATGGAAGGACTAATTCTTTTTAGGTCCTCTATTTTATACCTAATAGTTTTCCTATGGGTTATTTTTCCCTCAATAGTTTTTTTCCTCTTGCTTTGTTAGACTAGTACTAATTATTACAGGAATAGTAAAGTTTAAGCCAAGAAATGCATATCTGAgagtggaaggaagaggtttgaatTCTACCTATTATGTTGCCTTTTTGTCATTTGATGTTAACATGGTTAGAGTTCGCTTCAATTCTTCTACTTGAAGTGCTTGAGCCAATGGTAGTGGTGGGCTAGCTTCTAGTGATTATGCAATTGTTGCAATTTCCTTGTTTTTGTCTTTTGTAGTATTGCTTTGCACAATATAAGCTTTTAGAAGATCTTCTAGATATCTCTCATTGAGCTCCTCTTCGACTAGCTCATCAATTATATTAACTCTTAGATGACTTGTCCGTTTCTAGCATTTGTTTCATGGCATGAAACAAGTTGagctccacttcttcttctcccacTTTGAGAGTCAACCGCCCATTTTTGACATATATGATTGCTTTAGCAGTTGCTAAGAAAGGTCCTCCATAGATAATGGGAATTTGAACACCTTCCATTTCTAGAATAACAAAGTCAATTGGTATAAAGAATTCACTAATCTTTATGGGGATGTTCTCCAGAATCCCTATTAGATACTTAACAGATCTGTCCACTAGTTACAATGAAATTGTAATTGGTTTGAGTTCTCTAATATTCAGCTTTTGATAGATAGATAGGGGCATCAAACTAACACTTGCTTCTAAGTCACAAAGGGCCTTATCAATGTTCATGTTGCCAATGAGATGAGGTATTAAGAATCTTCTAGGGTCTTTTAGCTTTGGAGGCAATTTGTTCTGCAAGATTGCACTGTATTCCTCTGTGAGAGCCATTGTCTCATAGTCATCAAGCTTCCTTTTATTTGATAATATCTCCTTTAAGAACTTAGCATATGATGGCATCTGAgatagtgcttcagtgaagggaatgttgatgtagagtttctataaaattttcaaaaatttcccaAACTACTTGTCTAATTTAGCCTTCTGAAATCTTTGAGAAAAAGGCAATGGTGGTTGGTAGGGCTTAGGTAgctctttctttttcttatttcttttcctCCCTTTTCTCCTTGCCTGTGTTTGCTTATGTCTCCTCTTCCTTTGCTTGAGTCTTAGTTTCATCAGGGCCCTCTTTTGTTACTTTATGGTTTGGTTCTAGCCTTTGGTCTTCTAGTATCCTACCACTCCTCAAAGTAATTGCCTTGCATTGCTCCTTTGGGTTCATCTCTGGCTGACTAAGTAGCTTACTAATGgctttacttgaagaacttgcctaCTGAGTAATCTCGTTCTCAAGCTATTTTATTATGTGTAGCCAATTGGTCCATTTTGGAAGTAAGCTATTTAATCATTTCATTTTGTTATTATTGAGCTATTAGAAAACTCCtatcatggattccatagtcaaCTTTGGTTTAGGCTGCTAAGGTTAAGGAGGTAGCAATTGAATCACATTCTGACCTCTGTTTTGAAAACTTGGTGATGCTGGTCTATATCCATGCTATTTTTTAATAAGCTAGTTAAGTTGGTTCAACAAGTTTGACCATGAGAAATTCGGGTGGTTCCTCCTTCCAAAGTTGTAGGTGTTGGAATAAAGATTATTGGTTGCCCTTTAGTTAGAGTTTCCActgttcacatagttcatctatttTGTGGATGGCTCACTATAGTTGTTGCATTCTGAAGTCTCGTGTTCTCCTCCACAGTTCTCGCAGGAATGATTATTGGTTCTAAttgcattggcttgcattttgTCAAGCTTTTTCAAAAGCTAATCAAATTGGGCATTAATTATGCTATGAGCATCTAGTTCTAATACTCTAGCTGTCCTTCTTATGTCCCCTCTCTCATTTGATTGCTCATAATTATGATATACAACTCTTTCTAAAAGTTTAAGAATTTTTATGGTTGTTTTCTTCATTAAATCTCCATCGGCTACTGAATCTACTATGCTCCTTGTTGATTGTAATAAAACATTATAGAAGTTTTGAATTAGGACCCAGTCTTGAATGCTATGGTATTGGAACTCCCTCTGAAGGTCTTTGTACCTTTCCAATGCATATAAAGAAATTCACTATCCTTTTGCTTGAATGTGATCAATTCAGTTCTCAATTTAGCAATCTTCGTAGTTGAGAAGTATCTTACTAGAAAGGTTTGTGAAAGGTCCGCTAATTGGTGAATGATCCTCTTTGGTTGAGATATCAACCACTTTCTTACTTTATCTCTAAGAGAGAAAGGCAATGCTCTAACTCTAATAGCATCCTTAGAAatgccattcatcttgaatgtgtcgcatagagtaagaaaaaaaattagaggtgatagtgtggatcttCCATTGGTGACCTTCCAAATTATTGTTGTTGAATCATATTGAGCCATGTCGATTTAAGCTCAAAATTATTTGCATCTATTACAGTTCTAGTGGCTGGGTTGG
This window contains:
- the LOC110662057 gene encoding uncharacterized protein LOC110662057; protein product: MPSYAKFLKEILSNKRKLDDYETMALTEEYSAILQNKLPPKLKDPRRFLIPHLIGNMNIDKALCDLEAKMEGVQIPIIYGGPFLATAKAIIYVKNGRLTLKVGEEEVELNLFHAMKQMLETDKSSKS